A genomic region of Streptosporangium lutulentum contains the following coding sequences:
- a CDS encoding helix-turn-helix domain-containing protein codes for MARGEHSPACARRWREQAESRQWTPWQTAQAIHGCCGVSLLKAHRLARGWSARQSVQELEELCERQNLGEARASIDLLNAWENNRARPRPQTIDLLARLYRANSVRLGLAGDYCDDDDGARVVVVSGAEGRTPYQTEDRADDDMERRALFHHALLGSRFVMTGRLLAEVERTRQDLDRTLAVATVSEEQLDRLDEQVLRYRREYITSAPLPMLYRMMLELSDVRTLSAARQPAMAQRRLLNATVMLALLSADALMKLGDTRQAHAWYGTARTASDDMGDVRLRALVRAQQAMLPYYYGDLAETVRLAREARMLAGSAPSSPAALGAAAEARALAHMGEHKAARVALAEAERIFARMPPEGHDHLAFRFSERRLQFYRIGTLIELGEEVDWTPGPSGPYAIDPVLILLDQAAHLVRDGKVEDACNLAEKALLQVPPEHRTSIVLNRARSLLSEVPAVRRRATAVRRLTDLLADAAPAS; via the coding sequence GTGGCGCGAGGTGAGCATTCGCCCGCATGTGCACGACGATGGCGCGAACAGGCGGAGTCCCGGCAGTGGACGCCTTGGCAGACCGCCCAGGCCATCCACGGTTGCTGTGGGGTCAGCCTGCTCAAGGCGCACCGGCTGGCCAGGGGGTGGTCGGCCAGGCAGTCCGTCCAGGAGCTGGAGGAGCTCTGCGAGCGCCAGAACCTCGGCGAGGCCAGGGCCAGCATCGACCTTCTCAACGCCTGGGAGAACAACCGGGCCAGACCGCGCCCGCAGACCATCGACCTGCTCGCCCGGCTCTACCGCGCCAACTCGGTACGTCTCGGCCTGGCGGGAGACTACTGCGACGACGACGACGGGGCCAGGGTCGTGGTCGTCTCGGGTGCCGAGGGCCGCACGCCGTACCAGACGGAGGACCGGGCCGACGACGACATGGAGCGCCGCGCGCTGTTCCACCACGCGCTGCTCGGCTCCCGGTTCGTGATGACCGGGCGGCTGCTGGCCGAGGTCGAGCGGACCCGCCAGGACCTGGACCGCACGCTCGCCGTCGCCACCGTCTCCGAGGAGCAGCTCGACCGGCTCGACGAGCAGGTGCTGCGCTACCGCCGCGAGTACATCACCAGCGCGCCGCTGCCCATGCTCTACCGGATGATGCTGGAGCTGTCGGACGTCCGGACGCTCTCGGCTGCCCGCCAGCCCGCGATGGCCCAGCGGCGCCTGCTCAACGCCACCGTGATGCTGGCGCTGCTGTCGGCCGACGCGCTGATGAAGCTCGGCGACACCCGCCAGGCCCACGCCTGGTACGGCACCGCGCGCACCGCCTCCGACGACATGGGCGACGTGCGGCTGCGTGCCCTCGTCCGGGCGCAGCAGGCGATGCTTCCCTACTACTACGGTGATCTGGCCGAGACCGTACGGCTGGCACGCGAGGCCAGGATGCTGGCCGGAAGCGCGCCCAGCTCCCCGGCGGCGCTCGGCGCGGCGGCGGAGGCGCGGGCACTGGCCCACATGGGCGAGCACAAGGCCGCCAGGGTCGCGCTGGCCGAGGCCGAGCGGATCTTCGCCAGGATGCCCCCGGAGGGCCACGACCACCTGGCCTTCCGCTTCTCCGAGCGGCGGCTGCAGTTCTACCGGATCGGCACCCTGATCGAGCTGGGCGAGGAGGTCGACTGGACCCCGGGCCCCTCGGGTCCCTACGCCATCGACCCGGTGCTCATCCTGCTCGACCAGGCCGCGCACCTGGTCCGTGACGGCAAGGTCGAGGACGCCTGCAACCTGGCGGAGAAGGCCCTGCTCCAGGTGCCGCCGGAGCATCGCACCTCCATCGTGCTCAACCGTGCCCGGTCGCTGCTGTCGGAGGTGCCGGCCGTCAGACGCAGGGCGACGGCGGTGCGCCGCCTGACCGACCTGCTCGCCGACGCCGCGCCGGCAAGCTGA
- a CDS encoding phosphotransferase enzyme family protein, whose product MGSLAEEAFTVLREVCEDLGIDHRDAELLRVRSNAVFKLRSEIVVRIATAPNALTRLPLVLAVARWLAEQGFPAVRPADEISDQPVVHEGRVVTFWHYVPASGRPTTTELGEILRSLHLLPVPPVALKRFADPLSEVRRAVDRSEELTPSQRAWLRDRIAELTDRWSGLGVDGAPVLLHGDAWIDNLLRCTDGHVVLCDWDGVAVGPREWDLVHTYHGQRRFGLTAADVDAFADAYGSDLRSWPGYSTLMEVRDLYAVGIHIRNAGADPFSRRELPRRLNSLTRGEQHARWYMAEPVTVSQ is encoded by the coding sequence ATGGGCTCCCTCGCGGAGGAGGCGTTCACGGTCCTGCGTGAGGTCTGTGAGGACCTCGGGATCGACCACAGGGACGCCGAGTTGCTGCGGGTGCGGAGCAACGCCGTCTTCAAGCTGCGCAGCGAGATCGTGGTCAGGATCGCCACCGCGCCCAACGCGCTGACCCGCCTGCCGCTGGTCCTCGCGGTGGCCCGCTGGCTGGCCGAACAGGGGTTCCCCGCGGTGCGTCCGGCCGATGAGATCTCCGACCAGCCCGTCGTGCACGAGGGCAGGGTCGTCACCTTCTGGCACTACGTGCCGGCCAGCGGCCGCCCCACCACCACGGAGCTGGGCGAGATCCTGCGCAGCCTGCACCTGCTGCCGGTGCCGCCGGTGGCGCTGAAGCGGTTCGCCGACCCGTTGTCCGAGGTGCGCCGGGCCGTGGACCGCTCCGAGGAGCTCACGCCCAGCCAGCGGGCCTGGCTGCGCGACCGCATCGCGGAGCTGACCGACCGCTGGTCGGGTCTCGGCGTGGACGGCGCCCCGGTGCTGTTGCACGGTGACGCCTGGATCGACAACCTGCTGCGCTGCACGGACGGCCACGTGGTGCTCTGCGACTGGGACGGCGTGGCGGTGGGCCCCCGCGAGTGGGACCTGGTCCACACCTACCACGGCCAGCGCCGCTTCGGCCTGACCGCCGCCGACGTGGACGCCTTCGCCGACGCGTACGGCAGCGACCTGCGTTCGTGGCCCGGGTATTCCACCCTCATGGAGGTCCGGGACCTGTACGCGGTGGGCATTCACATCCGCAACGCGGGAGCCGATCCCTTCTCCCGCAGGGAATTGCCCCGGCGGCTGAATTCCCTCACCCGAGGTGAGCAACATGCCCGGTGGTACATGGCCGAACCCGTTACTGTCTCCCAGTAA
- a CDS encoding SRPBCC family protein gives METLRAHLSQPQSHVGLSPLVVAVKDVERGEDETRYTSVERLRFLGLVKYDNMIKVTVRSTPRTVEGEVKSPGGVRLDYRFTLTEKGGGTEVEDILVVHAWARPLLGYAARKAREVQLARAGVLVSRLG, from the coding sequence GTGGAGACGCTCCGCGCGCACCTGAGTCAGCCGCAGAGCCACGTGGGGCTCTCGCCGCTGGTGGTGGCGGTCAAGGACGTCGAGCGGGGCGAGGACGAGACGCGCTACACCTCGGTCGAGCGGCTCAGGTTCCTCGGCCTCGTCAAATACGACAACATGATCAAGGTGACGGTGCGGAGCACGCCGAGGACCGTGGAGGGGGAGGTCAAGAGCCCCGGAGGGGTGCGCCTGGACTACCGGTTCACCCTCACCGAGAAGGGCGGCGGGACCGAGGTCGAGGACATCCTCGTGGTGCACGCGTGGGCCAGGCCGTTGCTGGGCTACGCGGCCAGGAAGGCCCGCGAGGTGCAGCTCGCCCGCGCCGGGGTCCTGGTCTCGCGCCTGGGCTGA
- a CDS encoding IclR family transcriptional regulator, translated as MRAPTVTGKVMAILGAFLPGDVRLTLTEICRRAELPLATGHRLVGELADGGFVERLPDGTYRVGMRLWQIGSQAAEPRELRELALPYMEDLYAATGENVQLAVLRDDRALYVERLRGPRSVPILSRVAGELPLHATGVGKVLLAFAAPETVDRVLARELTVHAPNTVVDPVRLRAELEEIRRTGVACTQEEMSMGTCSVAVPVRRGADEVVAALSLVTWRHNADPRRLAPAVLTAASALSRDLAATCR; from the coding sequence GTGAGAGCGCCCACGGTCACGGGGAAGGTGATGGCCATCCTCGGCGCGTTCCTGCCCGGCGACGTGCGGCTGACGCTCACCGAGATCTGCCGGCGGGCCGAGCTTCCCCTGGCCACCGGGCACCGGCTGGTCGGGGAGCTGGCGGACGGCGGATTCGTGGAGCGGCTGCCCGACGGGACCTACCGGGTCGGGATGAGGCTGTGGCAGATCGGGAGCCAGGCGGCCGAGCCGCGGGAGCTGCGCGAGCTGGCCCTGCCGTACATGGAGGACCTCTACGCCGCCACCGGCGAGAACGTCCAGCTCGCCGTGCTCCGCGACGATCGGGCGCTGTACGTGGAGCGGCTGCGCGGTCCCCGGTCCGTGCCGATCCTCTCGCGGGTGGCGGGGGAGCTGCCACTGCACGCCACCGGGGTCGGCAAGGTCCTGCTGGCCTTCGCGGCCCCCGAGACGGTGGACCGGGTGCTCGCGAGGGAGCTCACCGTGCACGCGCCGAACACGGTGGTGGATCCGGTGCGGCTGCGAGCCGAGCTGGAGGAGATCCGGCGGACCGGGGTGGCCTGCACCCAGGAGGAGATGTCGATGGGCACCTGCTCGGTCGCGGTGCCGGTGCGCCGGGGCGCGGACGAGGTGGTGGCGGCGCTGTCGCTGGTGACCTGGCGGCACAACGCCGACCCGCGGCGGCTGGCGCCCGCGGTGCTGACGGCGGCGAGCGCGCTCTCCCGCGACCTCGCCGCGACGTGCCGCTGA
- a CDS encoding 4-hydroxybenzoate 3-monooxygenase, producing MRTQVGIVGAGPAGLLLSHLLHLRGIDSVVLEARSREYVEQRVRAGVLEQGTVDLLNEAGVGERMRKEGLPHHGIELRYGGAGHRIPFEKLVPGRAITVYGQQEVVKDLIARRLADGGKILFDVPDVAPHSLEKSPYLTFQGERLDCDVIAGCDGFHGVCRPSIPEGVLSIFQRDYPFAWLGILARVPPSSEELIYAHSDRGFALHSMRTPEISRFYLQVPTDTSIDDWPDERIWAELRARLETVPGFELTEGPIFAKDVSAMRSFVAEPMRHGNLYLAGDAAHIVPPTGAKGLNLAVADVRLLTAALADFYETGSTGLLDSYSATCLKRVWRAQHFSWWMTTLLHTFEADDAYGGRLQTSHLDYVTSSTAAATTLAENYVGLPFEPGASHA from the coding sequence ATGCGAACTCAGGTCGGGATCGTCGGCGCGGGACCCGCCGGACTGCTTCTCTCCCATCTGCTCCATCTGCGGGGCATCGACTCGGTGGTGCTGGAAGCTCGCAGCAGGGAGTACGTCGAACAGCGGGTGCGCGCCGGCGTGCTGGAGCAGGGCACGGTGGACCTGCTCAACGAGGCGGGCGTCGGCGAGCGGATGCGGAAGGAGGGGCTGCCCCACCACGGCATCGAGCTGAGGTACGGCGGGGCCGGGCACCGGATCCCGTTCGAGAAGCTCGTCCCCGGGCGGGCCATCACCGTGTACGGCCAGCAGGAGGTCGTCAAGGACCTGATCGCCCGGCGGCTGGCCGACGGGGGGAAGATCCTCTTCGACGTCCCCGACGTGGCCCCGCACTCGCTGGAGAAGAGCCCCTACCTCACCTTCCAGGGCGAGCGCCTCGACTGCGACGTCATCGCCGGGTGCGACGGTTTCCACGGGGTCTGCAGGCCGTCGATCCCCGAGGGGGTCCTGTCGATCTTCCAGCGGGACTACCCGTTCGCCTGGCTGGGCATCCTCGCCCGGGTCCCGCCGTCGTCGGAGGAGCTGATCTACGCTCACAGCGACCGGGGCTTCGCGCTGCACAGCATGCGGACCCCGGAGATCAGCCGCTTCTACCTCCAGGTTCCGACCGACACCTCGATCGACGACTGGCCGGACGAGCGGATCTGGGCCGAGTTGCGGGCCCGCCTGGAGACGGTCCCCGGATTCGAGCTGACCGAGGGGCCGATCTTCGCCAAGGACGTGTCGGCGATGCGCTCCTTCGTCGCCGAGCCCATGCGCCACGGCAACCTCTACCTCGCCGGGGACGCCGCCCACATCGTGCCGCCCACCGGGGCCAAGGGACTCAACCTGGCCGTCGCGGACGTCCGGCTGCTGACCGCGGCCCTGGCCGACTTCTACGAGACGGGCTCCACCGGGCTGCTGGACTCCTACTCCGCCACCTGCCTGAAGAGGGTCTGGCGTGCCCAGCACTTCTCCTGGTGGATGACCACGCTGCTGCACACCTTCGAGGCCGACGACGCCTACGGAGGGCGTCTGCAGACCTCCCACCTCGACTACGTCACCTCCTCGACGGCCGCCGCGACCACGCTCGCGGAGAACTACGTCGGCCTGCCCTTCGAACCCGGAGCATCCCATGCATGA
- the pcaH gene encoding protocatechuate 3,4-dioxygenase subunit beta yields MHDDPHPHYLTPSYGSTVLRAPSESLVRPAFDPEAMELVDPVYGHQPVGPLDNDLTRQHEGEPIGERIVVTGRVLDSRGRAVPNTLVELWQANATGRYAHPVDQHPAPLDPNFTGAGRCLTDADGNYRFVTIKPGAYPWRNHHNAWRPAHIHFSVFGTAFTQRLVTQMYFPGDPLFAYDPIFQSVPDPKDRERLVCAFDMDVTEPEWALGYRWDIVLGATPFEEE; encoded by the coding sequence ATGCATGACGATCCACACCCGCACTACCTCACCCCCTCCTACGGCAGTACGGTGCTGCGCGCCCCCTCGGAGTCGCTGGTGCGGCCCGCCTTCGATCCCGAGGCGATGGAGCTGGTGGACCCGGTCTACGGCCACCAGCCGGTCGGACCGCTCGACAACGATCTGACCAGGCAGCACGAGGGCGAGCCCATCGGCGAGCGCATCGTCGTCACCGGCCGGGTCCTCGACAGCCGGGGGCGGGCCGTACCGAACACGCTGGTGGAGCTCTGGCAGGCCAACGCCACCGGCAGGTACGCCCATCCGGTGGACCAGCACCCGGCCCCGCTCGACCCCAACTTCACCGGCGCCGGCCGCTGCCTGACCGACGCCGACGGCAACTACCGGTTCGTCACGATCAAGCCCGGCGCCTATCCGTGGCGTAACCACCACAACGCCTGGCGGCCCGCGCACATCCACTTCTCGGTGTTCGGGACCGCGTTCACCCAGCGGCTGGTCACCCAGATGTACTTCCCCGGAGACCCGCTCTTCGCCTACGACCCGATCTTCCAGTCGGTCCCCGACCCCAAGGACCGCGAACGGCTCGTCTGCGCCTTCGACATGGACGTCACCGAGCCCGAGTGGGCGCTCGGCTACCGGTGGGACATCGTGCTGGGCGCGACCCCCTTCGAGGAGGAATGA